The proteins below are encoded in one region of Struthio camelus isolate bStrCam1 chromosome 23, bStrCam1.hap1, whole genome shotgun sequence:
- the LOC104140888 gene encoding cAMP-dependent protein kinase inhibitor beta-like yields MTEVEPVLDFASSGRTGRRNALPDILGSPAGVSPSDLPLKLAEMSLNADRSQEMQSPSAEVPPPQPQSPELKDTS; encoded by the exons ATGACAGAGGTGGAGCCTGTGCTGGACTTCGCATCCTCTGGGAGAACCGGCCGCCGCAACGCCCTGCCCGACATCCTGGGCTCGCCGGCCGGCGTCAGCCCCTCCgacctgcccctcaagcttgccGAGATGTCCCTCAACGCAG ACAGGTCCCAGGAAATGCAGTCGCCGTCCGCAGAGGTGCCCCCTCCACAGCCCCAAAGCCCAGAGCTGAAGGACACGTCCTAA